Genomic window (Gemmatimonadaceae bacterium):
TTCGCCGCGACGGTCGCGGCCGAGCAGTGCGCGCGAGAAGCGCTGACTGCCGGCGTGAAGCGAGTCCACGTTCGCGTGCAGGGACCGGGCTCTGGTCGCGAGTCGGCGATTCAGGCGTTGGCGACCGCCGGCCTCCAGGTGAAGTCGATCAAGGACGTGACGCCGATCCCGCACAA
Coding sequences:
- the rpsK gene encoding 30S ribosomal protein S11; protein product: MATGKKAKRVVEAEGIAHVSATFNNTTITITDSHGNTVSWGSSGKAGFKGSKKSTPFAATVAAEQCAREALTAGVKRVHVRVQGPGSGRESAIQALATAGLQVKSIKDVTPIPH